A genomic region of Fundidesulfovibrio terrae contains the following coding sequences:
- a CDS encoding TMEM175 family protein, translated as MGKNRLEAFSDGVIAIIITIMVLELKVPHADTLAALRPLLPIFLNYVLSFVYLGIYWNNHHHMLHTVQHVRGGILWANLHLLFWLSLIPFVTAWMGENHFAAAPTALYGVILLMAAFAYWILQRTIIAAQGRDSLLKAAVGRDLKGKLSPLLYLAAIPAAFFEQWIADGIYVLVALLWLVPDRRIERAFKNQDN; from the coding sequence ATGGGAAAAAACCGACTCGAAGCTTTCAGCGATGGCGTCATAGCCATCATCATCACCATCATGGTCCTGGAGCTGAAGGTACCTCACGCCGACACTCTGGCCGCGTTGCGCCCGTTGCTTCCCATATTTCTGAATTACGTGCTGAGCTTCGTGTACCTGGGCATCTACTGGAACAACCACCACCATATGCTCCACACCGTGCAGCATGTGCGTGGGGGCATCTTGTGGGCGAACCTGCACCTGCTGTTCTGGTTGTCGCTGATTCCTTTCGTGACGGCCTGGATGGGCGAGAACCATTTCGCCGCCGCTCCCACCGCCCTGTACGGGGTGATTCTTCTCATGGCGGCCTTCGCCTACTGGATCCTGCAGCGGACGATCATAGCCGCGCAAGGCCGCGACTCCCTCCTAAAAGCCGCGGTGGGCAGGGACCTCAAGGGGAAATTGTCTCCGCTGCTCTACCTCGCAGCCATACCGGCAGCCTTCTTCGAGCAGTGGATCGCTGACGGGATTTATGTTCTCGTGGCGCTGTTATGGCTCGTTCCGGACCGCCGCATCGAGCGCGCTTTCAAGAATCAGGACAACTGA